CCTGGTTCACGGTGACCAAGTATTCCTTCTCCACCTTTTTCTTGGGGTGGGTGAGAATGTTGGCGAGTTCTCCATCGTTGGTGAGAACAAGAAGACCTTCTGAATCCCTATCAAGGCGGCCGACGTGGTTGAGGTGCTGCAGAGTAGGTGGAAGGTGCTTGTAGATCGTCTCGCGGTCTAATTCGTCATCCTTCGTGCAAACGCAGCCTTTCGGCTTGTTGAAGAGGATGGTCATGGTCTCACGAGGGAGCACACGCTTGTTATCCAGCTTCACGAAGTCGTCTTCGGTCACATGCATTGAGAGGTCGGTGCTGACCTTACCGTTGACGATGACCTGACCTTTCTTGATGAGTTCATCACAGGCACGCCTGGAGCCAATGCCGCAGGACGCCAGATATTTATTGAGGCGGATGCCTTCTTGTTGATCACTCATAAGATTTGTTGATGACGGTTTACCAGATGGAGGGGCAAAGAAAACCCGCGCGACGAAATATAAAGGATTTTCGCCGGGCGGGTGTATGAAATTCGATGGAAAGAGACTAATTAGTTAGTCACTTTGGTCTTTGGCAGGCCGATTGGAGACTGGCCTTCTTGCCACTTTCCGTTCTCCTTGAGAGCTTTTACGCGCTCGAAACGCTTCATTACAGAGCGCTTGCCTTGTGCGCCGCCTTTAGCTTTGAGACTTGAGTGCTTGGAC
Above is a genomic segment from Rubritalea squalenifaciens DSM 18772 containing:
- a CDS encoding pseudouridine synthase: MSDQQEGIRLNKYLASCGIGSRRACDELIKKGQVIVNGKVSTDLSMHVTEDDFVKLDNKRVLPRETMTILFNKPKGCVCTKDDELDRETIYKHLPPTLQHLNHVGRLDRDSEGLLVLTNDGELANILTHPKKKVEKEYLVTVNQAFSNEVLDQFLHGIWTGEHKAFAKYIKRLSPRRFLITIDTGHKRQIRMMCKAAQLNVTKLVRVRIGSLMANGLEQGRYRTLDMNEIQLMQINPKPSGKVHKATAKRKLAKKKTAKPAHKKIRSTKRNKSYKRR
- a CDS encoding small basic protein produces the protein MSKHSSLKAKGGAQGKRSVMKRFERVKALKENGKWQEGQSPIGLPKTKVTN